In one window of Leptospira sp. WS92.C1 DNA:
- the flhF gene encoding flagellar biosynthesis protein FlhF: MEFAKIRGKSYQDCLMEMKMKYGPEATVISQTVVTEGGVMGTGLLAKKMIEIQIGIPEKQASREKIERKLQDLKDLLKQKSYSAPSERKRNLQTLKPLSRTLEEKEIVTAVAEDSWDGMEVTTEPEKMGLSFEKELFDRNLRSPKESALVRGRKDSPLTRLGEKLVREGMSQAYVEEILAKIEERLSPIDQGRNHSVSERAKEVLAERVSVDSDLFRGTGRNQRKVVFLVGPTGSGKTTSVAKLAAKYFLHMGRSVSLYTTDNYRIAAIEQLKRYADTMGMPFYPVKDIKKFKETLARDGSELILIDTTGYSHRNLEQLERMNSYLSCFGERDAVENLLVLSATSSYHHTSTVLKAYESLNYRRILLTKLDEADFLGGFLELADTYSKSFTYFSVGQEVPFDILPADKNLLAESVVTPEKIAELRGEVFTVAGG, encoded by the coding sequence ATGGAGTTTGCTAAAATTCGCGGTAAAAGTTATCAAGACTGTTTAATGGAAATGAAAATGAAATATGGTCCTGAAGCGACCGTGATTTCACAAACCGTCGTAACCGAAGGCGGGGTAATGGGAACCGGTCTTCTTGCAAAGAAGATGATCGAGATTCAGATCGGAATTCCCGAAAAACAGGCTTCGAGAGAAAAGATAGAACGTAAACTTCAAGACCTGAAGGATCTTCTAAAACAGAAATCCTATTCAGCGCCTTCGGAGAGAAAAAGAAATCTTCAGACCTTAAAACCTCTTTCTCGCACGCTGGAAGAAAAGGAAATTGTAACGGCGGTTGCGGAGGATTCTTGGGACGGAATGGAAGTGACCACCGAGCCCGAAAAAATGGGACTTTCCTTTGAGAAAGAACTTTTTGATCGCAATCTTAGATCTCCGAAAGAGTCTGCTTTGGTTCGCGGGAGAAAGGACTCGCCTCTTACAAGACTTGGAGAAAAGCTTGTGAGAGAGGGAATGAGTCAGGCGTATGTGGAGGAAATTCTCGCCAAAATCGAAGAAAGGCTTTCTCCGATCGATCAAGGGCGAAATCACTCTGTATCCGAAAGGGCAAAAGAGGTTCTTGCCGAAAGAGTGAGTGTGGATTCGGATCTGTTTCGCGGAACCGGGAGAAATCAACGAAAGGTAGTATTTTTAGTCGGTCCGACCGGTTCCGGTAAGACGACAAGTGTCGCAAAACTCGCAGCGAAATACTTTTTGCACATGGGAAGATCCGTTTCCCTATACACTACGGATAATTATAGAATCGCGGCGATCGAACAACTGAAGCGTTACGCGGATACAATGGGAATGCCGTTTTATCCGGTAAAAGACATAAAAAAATTTAAAGAGACCCTGGCTCGGGACGGATCGGAGCTGATCCTGATCGATACGACTGGATACAGCCATCGAAATCTGGAACAGCTCGAAAGAATGAACTCCTATCTTTCCTGCTTTGGAGAAAGGGACGCGGTGGAAAATCTTCTTGTCCTTTCTGCTACTTCTTCTTACCATCATACAAGTACGGTATTGAAAGCTTATGAGTCCCTAAACTATCGGAGAATTCTACTCACCAAATTGGATGAGGCGGATTTTTTAGGTGGTTTTCTGGAACTGGCCGATACATACTCTAAGAGTTTCACATACTTTAGCGTGGGGCAGGAAGTGCCTTTCGATATTCTTCCTGCGGATAAAAATCTATTGGCTGAATCTGTGGTGACTCCGGAGAAAATTGCTGAGCTGAGAGGAGAGGTTTTCACCGTTGCCGGTGGCTGA